A stretch of the Fusobacterium perfoetens ATCC 29250 genome encodes the following:
- a CDS encoding FGGY family carbohydrate kinase: MNEKYIIALDQGTTSSRAIVFDSDQKIVGVSQKEFTQIYPKEGWVEHDPMEIWSSQSGVLAEVIAREGISQHDIIGIGITNQRETTIVWDKNTGKPVYNAIVWQCRRTAKICDELKKIDGLEEYVKENTGLLID, from the coding sequence ATGAATGAAAAATATATTATAGCATTAGACCAAGGAACTACTAGCTCAAGAGCTATTGTTTTTGATAGTGACCAAAAAATTGTTGGTGTTTCTCAAAAAGAATTTACTCAAATTTATCCTAAAGAAGGTTGGGTTGAACATGACCCTATGGAAATTTGGTCAAGTCAAAGTGGGGTTTTAGCTGAGGTAATTGCTAGAGAGGGAATTTCTCAACATGATATTATAGGTATTGGTATTACTAACCAAAGAGAAACTACTATTGTTTGGGATAAAAATACTGGAAAACCTGTTTACAATGCTATTGTTTGGCAATGTAGAAGAACTGCAAAAATTTGTGATGAACTTAAAAAAATAGATGGTTTAGAAGAATATGTAAAAGAAAATACAGGACTTTTAATTGATG
- a CDS encoding PocR ligand-binding domain-containing protein: MLKRYKSELIKIQNEIIDVTKLAVLIVDREGNYITEKGNFSNFCNMFRNNKNLNLLCEKCDMHALNKTFLTLKPYIYRCHSGLVDMIVPILYDNELLGAFIVGQIVLEDEKTFNIQQVMNDNLGKNVDGYKLEENYKQLKRMTFSEITSVANLLSYTSSYITQCIKSRKWSTHKIENNVSDNRICLNDLPIGAAIIYINKNLNGNISLAEAAACCNMSVSQFTRAFKKETGKTFIDFVTRKKIKQAKYLLKYTTKSISEISFELGMEDSSYFTKVFKKYTGIRPKEFRDNALKNQ; this comes from the coding sequence ATGCTAAAAAGATATAAAAGTGAATTAATAAAAATACAAAACGAAATAATAGACGTTACTAAACTTGCTGTTCTTATCGTTGATAGAGAAGGAAATTATATTACTGAAAAAGGTAATTTTTCAAATTTTTGTAATATGTTTAGAAATAATAAAAATTTGAACTTATTATGTGAAAAATGTGATATGCATGCTTTAAATAAAACTTTTTTAACATTAAAACCATATATTTATAGATGTCATTCTGGATTAGTTGATATGATAGTTCCTATTTTATATGATAATGAGTTATTAGGAGCATTTATTGTAGGACAAATAGTATTAGAAGATGAAAAAACTTTTAATATTCAACAAGTTATGAATGATAATTTGGGAAAAAACGTAGATGGATATAAATTAGAAGAAAATTATAAACAATTAAAAAGAATGACTTTTTCCGAAATAACAAGTGTTGCTAATTTATTATCTTATACTTCTAGTTATATAACTCAATGTATAAAATCTAGAAAATGGTCTACACATAAAATTGAAAATAATGTATCCGATAACAGAATTTGTTTAAATGATTTACCTATTGGAGCAGCAATTATATATATAAATAAAAATCTTAATGGAAATATCTCTTTAGCTGAAGCTGCTGCTTGTTGTAATATGAGTGTCTCTCAATTTACTAGAGCATTTAAAAAAGAAACTGGTAAAACTTTTATAGATTTTGTAACTAGAAAAAAAATAAAACAAGCTAAATATCTTTTAAAATATACTACTAAAAGCATAAGTGAAATTTCTTTTGAGTTAGGTATGGAAGATAGTAGTTATTTTACAAAAGTTTTTAAAAAATATACAGGAATAAGACCTAAAGAATTTAGAGATAATGCATTAAAAAATCAATAA
- a CDS encoding 4Fe-4S dicluster domain-containing protein, whose amino-acid sequence MVNINIEKCIGCGKCIKVCFPRNIFLENGKAKIKRECMMCGHCLAICPVSAVTLPDYLSDNIQEYNEETFKITPENLLNFIKFRRSIRDYQQKEIEIEKLKNMPSNDPSLRWKDKWFEKYQEYKEKRPETDMFFFNASMIMLIIAEDELDGGLAASNAEKMAVAQGLGVLFSSFIKISLNHSNQINKFLGLKNKERIIACMLLGYPKNKYLRTVPRKEKELEIL is encoded by the coding sequence ATGGTAAATATAAATATTGAAAAATGTATAGGCTGTGGAAAATGTATAAAAGTATGTTTTCCAAGAAATATTTTTTTAGAAAATGGAAAAGCTAAAATAAAAAGAGAATGTATGATGTGTGGTCATTGTTTAGCTATATGTCCTGTATCAGCTGTAACATTACCTGATTATTTAAGTGATAATATACAAGAATATAATGAAGAGACTTTTAAAATAACTCCAGAAAATCTTCTAAATTTTATAAAATTTAGAAGAAGTATAAGAGATTACCAACAAAAAGAGATAGAAATAGAAAAGTTAAAAAATATGCCATCAAACGATCCTAGTCTTAGATGGAAAGATAAATGGTTTGAAAAATATCAAGAATATAAAGAAAAAAGACCAGAAACAGATATGTTTTTCTTTAATGCTTCTATGATTATGTTAATAATAGCTGAAGATGAATTAGATGGAGGATTAGCAGCTTCTAATGCAGAAAAAATGGCTGTTGCTCAAGGTTTAGGAGTATTATTTAGTAGTTTTATAAAAATTAGTTTAAACCATAGTAATCAAATAAATAAATTTTTAGGACTAAAAAACAAAGAAAGAATAATTGCTTGTATGTTATTAGGTTATCCAAAAAATAAATATCTAAGAACAGTTCCAAGAAAAGAAAAAGAATTAGAAATTTTATAA
- a CDS encoding MgtC/SapB family protein gives MNDSFNLILSNREIIVRIIAAILVGGIIGYERGVHNRPAGFRTHILVCLGACIVSMIQDQLRVNIINFAILYPDISQVIKTDLGRIGAQVVSGIGFLGAGTIMRDKGTVGGLTTAASIWATGCLGIGIGWGFYSLAIPAGIAIIVVLVTLKQLERSLINKQYILDVEVVFTNKSSISMCSVNIYDILRTMDIKIKNIQKIENERRIIYSLIVPKQLNYLDLISKISCYDFVESVNIK, from the coding sequence ATGAATGATTCTTTCAATTTAATATTATCAAATAGAGAAATTATAGTTAGAATTATCGCAGCTATTTTAGTAGGAGGAATAATTGGATATGAAAGAGGTGTTCATAATAGGCCAGCAGGATTTAGAACACATATTTTAGTGTGTTTAGGAGCTTGTATAGTTTCAATGATTCAAGACCAATTAAGAGTAAATATTATTAATTTTGCAATATTATATCCAGATATATCTCAAGTAATAAAAACAGATTTAGGAAGAATAGGAGCTCAAGTAGTTAGTGGAATAGGATTTTTAGGTGCTGGAACTATTATGAGAGATAAAGGAACTGTTGGAGGACTTACAACAGCAGCTTCAATTTGGGCAACAGGATGTTTAGGAATAGGAATTGGTTGGGGATTTTACTCTTTAGCTATTCCAGCTGGAATAGCTATTATAGTGGTATTAGTTACTTTGAAACAATTAGAAAGGTCTTTAATAAATAAACAATATATTCTTGATGTAGAAGTGGTTTTTACAAATAAATCTTCTATAAGTATGTGTTCAGTAAATATTTATGATATTTTAAGAACTATGGATATAAAAATAAAAAATATACAAAAAATAGAAAATGAAAGAAGAATTATTTATTCTTTAATAGTACCTAAACAGCTTAATTATTTAGATTTAATATCTAAAATATCATGTTATGATTTTGTTGAATCTGTAAACATAAAATAA